One region of Acaryochloris thomasi RCC1774 genomic DNA includes:
- a CDS encoding DNA-directed RNA polymerase subunit gamma, with protein sequence MPKLEQRFDYVKIGLASPERIRQWGERALPNGQVVGEVTKPETINYRTLKPEMDGLFCERIFGPAKDWECHCGKYKRVRHRGIVCERCGVEVTESRVRRHRMGYIKLAAPVTHVWYLKGIPSYMATLLDMPLRDVEQIVYFNAYVVLNAGNSDTLTYKQLLTEDQWIEIEDQIYSEDSELSGIEVGIGAEAIQQLLQDINLESEAEQLREDITNSKGQKRAKLIKRLRVIDNFVGTGAQPDWMVLSVIPVIPPDLRPMVQLDGGRFATSDLNDLYRRVINRNNRLARLQEILAPEIIVRNEKRMLQEAVDALIDNGRRGRTVVGANNRPLKSLSDIIEGKQGRFRQNLLGKRVDYSGRSVIVVGPKLKIHQCGLPKEMAIELFQPFVIHRLIRQGLVNNIKAAKRLIQRNDPVIWDVLEEVIEGHPVMLNRAPTLHRLGIQAFEPLLVDGRAIQLHPLVCPAFNADFDGDQMAVHVPLSIESQSEARLLMLASNNILSPATGRPIVTPSQDMVLGCYYLTAENPDQQKGAGKYYASLDDAIMAYEQRQVDLHAYVWVRFDGPVDDSDDDAEPNVDNGDDGSVTYTYPSRRVRKDAEGELLSQYIRTTPGRMIYNKTIQDSLLAS encoded by the coding sequence ATGCCAAAGCTAGAACAGCGGTTTGACTATGTAAAAATCGGTCTGGCTTCTCCAGAGCGGATTCGCCAGTGGGGAGAGCGGGCCTTACCCAACGGTCAAGTTGTCGGAGAGGTTACCAAGCCAGAAACAATCAACTATCGAACTCTCAAGCCAGAGATGGACGGGCTTTTTTGTGAACGCATTTTTGGTCCCGCGAAGGACTGGGAATGCCACTGCGGCAAATACAAGCGCGTCCGCCACCGAGGTATTGTCTGCGAACGCTGTGGCGTTGAAGTCACAGAATCGCGGGTGAGACGGCACCGAATGGGTTATATCAAATTAGCCGCCCCAGTCACGCATGTCTGGTACCTCAAAGGTATTCCTAGCTACATGGCAACGTTGCTGGATATGCCGCTGAGAGACGTAGAGCAGATTGTTTATTTCAATGCCTACGTCGTTCTCAATGCAGGCAACTCCGACACGCTGACCTACAAGCAACTACTAACTGAAGATCAGTGGATTGAGATTGAAGATCAGATATACAGTGAAGACTCTGAACTTTCTGGCATTGAAGTCGGGATTGGTGCGGAAGCCATTCAACAGCTACTTCAGGATATCAATTTAGAATCAGAGGCCGAACAACTCCGCGAAGACATCACCAACTCAAAAGGGCAGAAGCGCGCCAAGCTGATCAAGCGGCTGCGGGTTATTGACAATTTTGTGGGAACAGGCGCTCAGCCTGATTGGATGGTCCTCAGCGTCATTCCGGTGATTCCGCCTGACTTGAGACCTATGGTGCAGCTAGATGGTGGCCGATTTGCTACCTCTGACCTCAATGATCTGTATCGACGAGTCATTAACCGCAACAATCGTCTAGCACGGCTCCAAGAAATCCTCGCTCCTGAGATTATTGTTCGTAATGAAAAGCGAATGCTGCAGGAGGCGGTGGATGCTCTGATCGATAATGGCCGTCGTGGTCGCACCGTTGTGGGTGCAAACAACAGACCCCTGAAGTCGCTGTCAGACATTATCGAAGGTAAGCAAGGGCGCTTCCGACAGAATCTATTGGGTAAGCGGGTTGATTACTCTGGACGTTCCGTCATTGTGGTGGGGCCTAAGCTGAAGATCCACCAGTGCGGTCTCCCCAAGGAAATGGCAATTGAGCTTTTTCAGCCTTTCGTTATTCATCGATTGATTCGTCAGGGCTTGGTCAACAATATCAAGGCTGCTAAGCGCTTGATCCAGCGGAATGATCCGGTCATTTGGGATGTTCTAGAAGAAGTGATTGAAGGCCACCCGGTTATGCTGAACCGGGCACCCACTCTTCACCGCCTCGGGATTCAAGCCTTCGAGCCACTCCTAGTCGATGGTCGAGCTATTCAGCTCCACCCCCTTGTCTGTCCAGCTTTCAACGCTGACTTCGACGGAGATCAGATGGCGGTTCATGTTCCACTATCCATCGAGTCTCAATCAGAGGCTCGGCTGCTGATGTTGGCGTCTAACAATATCTTGTCTCCAGCAACGGGGCGTCCCATCGTTACCCCTAGTCAAGACATGGTACTGGGTTGCTACTACCTCACTGCTGAAAATCCTGATCAGCAAAAGGGAGCTGGGAAGTATTACGCCAGTCTTGACGATGCAATTATGGCCTATGAACAGCGACAAGTTGATCTCCATGCCTATGTATGGGTTCGGTTCGACGGACCCGTCGATGATAGTGATGATGATGCCGAACCCAACGTTGACAACGGCGACGATGGCAGTGTCACGTACACCTACCCATCTCGACGTGTACGAAAGGATGCTGAGGGAGAACTCCTATCGCAATATATCCGCACAACCCCTGGTCGCATGATTTACAACAAGACCATTCAAGATTCCCTGTTGGCTAGTTAA